The following are encoded together in the Osmia lignaria lignaria isolate PbOS001 chromosome 13, iyOsmLign1, whole genome shotgun sequence genome:
- the LOC117610175 gene encoding uncharacterized protein LOC117610175 isoform X3 — translation MSGRLPRLRALRPRPHQLKIEPQKESNLKETRQEVAMREYELQESSEEISYDVKGNSSVRNSLKREHEGYDCSGSSQNYECKTCKPSKPLSNLKAYLDHLKKEHKQKGKFIRDTGNRCSMCSYVSLNSRDLETHQRVHHLKRRFFRCAKCSYVTHVRARYTKHVKYHSMPMIKCDACDFRTPYKWNLDRHTRNHGGGGAFQCRACNFTADIRQSLTVHETNHHEPPVSQTNRKSNTPFERKPRNSPKRYNQVGASDFRDSLHISGSTSVSISPGDSYSISDQALEDKRSAMANAECIALKCEEKGCQFITAWDSEMQRHLAECHAPITPNKSKKPLPMLIPLSPAKSGSSNTSGSSATLLKVPRVRVRPELAQIARDTELAKLYGNKEVRNLKKDANNAADLFEKKNASFFDKLKEKLTTSASINNGVPEVAVSTTNDLKCWCTFKASSMEELACHKQTHHTALSVSVGTTRCPKCRRRCKSSTDLQVHMQCCHSTSNNTSIHNSLEKISNCSELRVTSYRGEYTFPAQTDWDINLSGLNSSGSSVEQQSWDEQNMEERNVEETNSDEPPTKLLIMNTDEYLQTPELTTTPISIMSSSEGNHNVNAINIGLRPPPPLKAAARNRGQSLLKNNLNSTSQPSTSTSATSSEENKRTMWKCKRCNFRHSSRETVSLHVKSHSESEQRYEEEKNAFSCGDCPYSASDAATLSMHRVHHRPNLEAIFKCYLCPYYVSTKAELLDHVRLHGEELAVVHQQNMDYNFSPTKSKTQQPLGGDTNRMKGEKSVEQVIHITTQNNVTCITSASKSSSVPPPLLLDTRALPEAPLVWVSRPDGTLTKMLKCRHCPFVSSRRAEVRDHESMHLDSPGNGPVIACTDCSFTCTRREVMVAHIDMHSGSLGTVHCLVDDSRPDSQQLIDLTALLGFTHSPVLGSEPDLRDSRLVHCCSKCPARFLCEKELRIHLRYHSTELAYSCQWCSYAARQPAHLLAHQKAHSTEYQERTKYLLSLYGYSQRYPPPTTACVETNGQGTNNSTPTVAWIVVEITETSSSSFNGNSNNNNNNNNNNNNNNNNSNNNNSNQRNQGNQVFTCAKCPARYFKLDALEYHMTLHGSNNRFKCTECDYSSKTAQNLVKHQVVHRRQNDTNDVTSNLSPPPDPQFGIFMRGNPNFVYPGYLRNGRLKEKRYKCHKCPSAFEKREQYRVHLTLHGAKQRYRCDTCDYSVKYYANYIQHLKKHQANAEAQASRRQFEDDTITIDGDTVSDRESVSRSGKTLKSSNNSAATMSTNGISMLNYGGVQASNQDKQSLMLLQKKGILVSSNDEVETLRCQSCPFSTCDKEAMDAHKRRHGIERMTPSCPHCDYIPRKDENVGEHIRLHFTRLYKPESYLIIELLTLTMKKIASNGKEEKQKAAELLFKEYADGRFFPFADTNAFGSPSNSHKEKVIVDPNTGETKHHFPL, via the exons ATGTCAGGAAGGCTACCTCGATTGCGTGCACTTCGTCCACGACCTCATCAACTGAAAATTGAACCGCAGAAGGAAAGTAACCTTAAAGAAACTCGACAGGAAGTCGCGATGCGGGAATACGAGTTACAGGAGAGTTCCGAGGAAATTTCATACGATGTCAAAGGCAATAGCTCTGTAAGGAACAGTTTGAAACGTGAACACGAGGGATACGATTGTTCGGGATCTTCGCAAAATTATGAATGTAAAACTTGTAAACCCTCAAAGCCCCTGTCTAATCTTAAAGCGTATCTTgatcatttgaaaaaagaacACAAACAAAAG ggAAAATTTATACGCGATACTGGAAATCGATGTTCCATGTGTTCATATGTTTCCCTAAATTCAAGGGATCTTGAAACTCATCAGAGAGTACATCATTTGAAAAGAAGATTTTTTAGATGTGCTAAATGTTCTTATGTCACGCATGTACGTGCTCGTTACACAAAGCACGTGAAATATCATTCCATGCCAATGATTAAGTGCGATGCTTGTGACTTTCGTACACCGTACAAG TGGAATTTAGACAGGCACACCAGGAATCATGGAGGAGGAGGAGCTTTCCAATGTCGTGCTTGTAATTTTACAGCTGATATCAGGCAGAGTTTAACAGTGCACGAAACCAATCATCACGAACCTCCTGTGAGTCAAACAAATCGCAAATCTAACACACCTTTTGAGCGTAAACCAAGAAATAGCCCTAAGCGTTACAACCAG GTGGGTGCAAGTGATTTTCGAGATTCGTTACACATATCTGGAAGTACAAGCGTGTCGATCAGTCCTGGAGATTCGTACTCGATTTCTGACCAGGCTTTGGAAGATAAAAGAAGTGCAATGGCAAATGCCGAATGTATAGCGTTAAAATGCGAGGAGAAAGGTTGTCAATTTATTACAGCATGGGATTCTGAAATGCAACGACATCTGGCAGAATGTCATGCTCCAATTACAccaaataaatctaaaaaaccACTGCCAATGTTAATACCTTTAAGCCCTGCTAAATCTGGCAGCAGTAACACCAGTGGATCTTCGGCAACATTATTGAAAGTTCCGCGTGTGAGGGTAAGGCCGGAACTTGCACAAATCGCAAGAGACACCGAACTAGCCAAGTTGTATGGAAATAAAGAA GTGAGAAATTTAAAGAAGGATGCAAATAATGCGGcagatttatttgaaaaaaaaaatgcgtcCTTCTTTGATAAGCTAAAGGAAAAGCTTACAACGTCGGCGTCAATTAATAACGGAGTACCAGAGGTAGCTGTAAGTACTACGAACGATTTGAAATGCTGGTGTACTTTTAAAGCTAGTAGCATGGAAGAGCTGGCTTGTCACAAACAAACACACCACACCGCTCTCAGTGTATCTGTGGGTACAACGCGTTGTCCTAAGTGCAGAAGACGTTGCAAAAGTTCGACTGATCTACAAGTGCATATGCAGTGTTGTCACTCGACAAGCAACAATACGTCCATACACAATAGCTtagaaaaaatatcaaattgttCAGAACTCCGTGTGACCTCGTATCGCGGTGAATATACATTTCCTGCGCAAACGGATTGGGACATTAATCTCAGCGGACTGAATTCTTCTGGATCATCG GTCGAACAACAATCGTGGGACGAACAAAACATGGAGGAGCGTAACGTAGAAGAAACAAACTCTGACGAACCACCGACAAAGTTGTTAATAATGAACACCGATGAATATTTACAAACACCCGAACTTACGACTACTCCTATTTCGATAATGTCTTCGAGCGAAGGAAATCATAATGTTAACGCTATTAATATTGGATTAAGGCCACCTCCCCCTCTGAAAGCTGCTGCTAGAAATCGTGGTCAATCGTtgcttaaaaataatttgaattctACAAGTCAGCCGAGTACATCTACCTCTGCTACGAGTTCGGAAGAAAATAAGCGTACAATGTGGAAGTGTAAGCGTTGTAATTTTCGACATTCCAGTAGAGAAACTGTATCGTTGCACGTTAAGTCTCACAGTGAATCGGAGCAACgatacgaagaagaaaaa AATGCATTTAGCTGCGGAGATTGTCCATATTCTGCATCCGATGCCGCTACTTTATCGATGCACCGAGTTCATCATCGTCCAAATTTGGAAGCAATTTTCAAATGTTATTTATGCCCTTATTACGTTAGCACAAAAGC GGAGCTTTTGGATCATGTTAGACTTCACGGAGAAGAACTTGCTGTTGTACATCAACAGAATATGGATTATAATTTTTCACCTACTAAATCTAAAACGCAGCAACCATTAGGAGGAG ATACGAATCGTATGAAAGGAGAAAAATCTGTGGAACAAGTGATACATATAACAACGCAAAATAACGTGACTTGTATCACAAGTGCCTCAAAAAGTTCCAGTGTACCTCCGCCGTTACTTCTGGATACCCGAGCACTGCCTGAAGCTCCGTTAGTATGGGTGTCCCGACCGGATGGTACACTTACGAAGATGTTAAAATGTCGTCACTGCCCCTTTGTGTCTTCGCGACGTGCCGAAGTTCGAGATCACGAAAGCATGCATCTCGATTCTCCTGGTAATGGTCCTGTGATCGCATGTACCGATTGTAGTTTTACTTGTACACGACGAGAAGTAATGGTCGCGCATATAGACATGCATTCCGGTTCTTTAGGTACCGTTCATTGTTTAGTAGACGATTCGAGGCCAGATTCGCAGCAGTTGATCGATTTGACTGCGCTTCTCGGATTCACGCATTCCCCTGTATTGGGTTCAGAGCCTGATCTACGTGATTCGAGGCTTGTGCATTGTTGCAGTAAATGCCCAGCGCGATTTCTTTGCGAGAAAGAATTAAGAATTCATTTGCGATATCATTCAACGGAATTGGCTTACTCTTGCCAGTGGTGTTCTTACGCTGCTCGACAACCAGCTCACCTTCTAGCACATCAGAAAGCACACTCGACCGAGTACCAAGAACGTACCAAGTACTTGTTATCATTGTACGGTTACTCGCAACGTTATCCACCTCCTACCACAGCCTGCGTCGAAACAAATGGCCAAGGCACAAATAATTCAACGCCTACCGTTGCATGGATCGTTGTAGAAATTACGGAAACTTCGAGTAGCAGTTTCAATGGTAAtagtaacaacaacaacaataacaacaacaataacaacaacaacaacaataacagcAATAACAACAACTCAAACCAACGAAATCAAGGAAATCAAGTATTCACTTGTGCCAAGTGTCCGGCTCGTTATTTCAAACTCGATGCTCTGGAGTATCATATGACTTTGCATGGATCCAACAACAGATTCAAATGCACCGAATGCGATTACTCGTCGAAGACAGCTCAGAATTTGGTGAAACATCAAGTGGTTCATCGACGACAGAACGATACGAACGATGTAACTTCGAATCTAAGTCCGCCACCCGATCCTCAGTTTGGAATCTTTATGCGTGGCAATCCGAATTTCGTATACCCTGGTTACTTGAGGAATGGTCGTTTGAAAGAGAAACGGTACAAATGTCACAAATGTCCTTCCGCTTTTGAGAAACGAGAACAATATAGAGTTCATTTGACGTTGCACGGAGCGAAACAAAGATATCGCTGCGACACTTGTGATTATTCTGTCAAATATTATGCTAATTACATACAGCATTTGAAGAAGCATCAAGCAAATGCCGAAGCGCAAGCGTCGCGCAGGCAATTCGAAGATGACACGATCACCATCGATGGCGATACAGTTTCCGACAGGGAATCTGTATCTCGTTCAGGAAAGACTCTTAAATCGTCGAATAATTCAGCTGCGACAATGTCTACGAACGGAATATCAATGTTAAATTACGGTGGAGTTCAAGCTTCGAATCAAGACAAGCAGTCTTTAATGTTGTTGCAAAAGAAAGGAATACTGGTATCGTCGAACGACGAAGTGGAAACATTACGGTGCCAAAGTTGTCCGTTTTCCACCTGTGACAAAGAAGCGATGGACGCTCATAAGCGTCGACACGGTATTGAAAGAATGACGCCATCCTGTCCCCATTGCGACTACATCCCTCGGAAAGATGAGAACGTTGGTGAACATATAAGACTACATTTCACAAGACTTTACAAACCGGAATCCTATCTTATTATAGAGCTTTTAACTTTGACAATGAAGAAAATAGCATCAAATGGAAAGGAAGAGAAACAGAAGGCTGCTGAATTACTTTTTAAGGAGTACGCGGATGGAAGGTTCTTTCCATTCGCTGATACAAATGCATTTGGTAGTCCTTCAAATAGTCACAAGGAAAAGGTTATAGTAGATCCGAATACCGGCGAAACGAAACATCATTTTCCTCTTTAA
- the LOC117610175 gene encoding uncharacterized protein LOC117610175 isoform X1, with translation MSGRLPRLRALRPRPHQLKIEPQKESNLKETRQEVAMREYELQESSEEISYDVKGNSSVRNSLKREHEGYDCSGSSQNYECKTCKPSKPLSNLKAYLDHLKKEHKQKGKFIRDTGNRCSMCSYVSLNSRDLETHQRVHHLKRRFFRCAKCSYVTHVRARYTKHVKYHSMPMIKCDACDFRTPYKWNLDRHTRNHGGGGAFQCRACNFTADIRQSLTVHETNHHEPPVSQTNRKSNTPFERKPRNSPKRYNQVGASDFRDSLHISGSTSVSISPGDSYSISDQALEDKRSAMANAECIALKCEEKGCQFITAWDSEMQRHLAECHAPITPNKSKKPLPMLIPLSPAKSGSSNTSGSSATLLKVPRVRVRPELAQIARDTELAKLYGNKEVRNLKKDANNAADLFEKKNASFFDKLKEKLTTSASINNGVPEVAVSTTNDLKCWCTFKASSMEELACHKQTHHTALSVSVGTTRCPKCRRRCKSSTDLQVHMQCCHSTSNNTSIHNSLEKISNCSELRVTSYRGEYTFPAQTDWDINLSGLNSSGSSVEGTSTHPCGRRVFKCPHCPFWASTASRFHVHIVGHLNRKPFECSLCAYRSNWRWDITKHIKLKAAKDPVHMTATVLMTDETGRRNYSKYNKYLAQVEQQSWDEQNMEERNVEETNSDEPPTKLLIMNTDEYLQTPELTTTPISIMSSSEGNHNVNAINIGLRPPPPLKAAARNRGQSLLKNNLNSTSQPSTSTSATSSEENKRTMWKCKRCNFRHSSRETVSLHVKSHSESEQRYEEEKNAFSCGDCPYSASDAATLSMHRVHHRPNLEAIFKCYLCPYYVSTKAELLDHVRLHGEELAVVHQQNMDYNFSPTKSKTQQPLGGDTNRMKGEKSVEQVIHITTQNNVTCITSASKSSSVPPPLLLDTRALPEAPLVWVSRPDGTLTKMLKCRHCPFVSSRRAEVRDHESMHLDSPGNGPVIACTDCSFTCTRREVMVAHIDMHSGSLGTVHCLVDDSRPDSQQLIDLTALLGFTHSPVLGSEPDLRDSRLVHCCSKCPARFLCEKELRIHLRYHSTELAYSCQWCSYAARQPAHLLAHQKAHSTEYQERTKYLLSLYGYSQRYPPPTTACVETNGQGTNNSTPTVAWIVVEITETSSSSFNGNSNNNNNNNNNNNNNNNNSNNNNSNQRNQGNQVFTCAKCPARYFKLDALEYHMTLHGSNNRFKCTECDYSSKTAQNLVKHQVVHRRQNDTNDVTSNLSPPPDPQFGIFMRGNPNFVYPGYLRNGRLKEKRYKCHKCPSAFEKREQYRVHLTLHGAKQRYRCDTCDYSVKYYANYIQHLKKHQANAEAQASRRQFEDDTITIDGDTVSDRESVSRSGKTLKSSNNSAATMSTNGISMLNYGGVQASNQDKQSLMLLQKKGILVSSNDEVETLRCQSCPFSTCDKEAMDAHKRRHGIERMTPSCPHCDYIPRKDENVGEHIRLHFTRLYKPESYLIIELLTLTMKKIASNGKEEKQKAAELLFKEYADGRFFPFADTNAFGSPSNSHKEKVIVDPNTGETKHHFPL, from the exons ATGTCAGGAAGGCTACCTCGATTGCGTGCACTTCGTCCACGACCTCATCAACTGAAAATTGAACCGCAGAAGGAAAGTAACCTTAAAGAAACTCGACAGGAAGTCGCGATGCGGGAATACGAGTTACAGGAGAGTTCCGAGGAAATTTCATACGATGTCAAAGGCAATAGCTCTGTAAGGAACAGTTTGAAACGTGAACACGAGGGATACGATTGTTCGGGATCTTCGCAAAATTATGAATGTAAAACTTGTAAACCCTCAAAGCCCCTGTCTAATCTTAAAGCGTATCTTgatcatttgaaaaaagaacACAAACAAAAG ggAAAATTTATACGCGATACTGGAAATCGATGTTCCATGTGTTCATATGTTTCCCTAAATTCAAGGGATCTTGAAACTCATCAGAGAGTACATCATTTGAAAAGAAGATTTTTTAGATGTGCTAAATGTTCTTATGTCACGCATGTACGTGCTCGTTACACAAAGCACGTGAAATATCATTCCATGCCAATGATTAAGTGCGATGCTTGTGACTTTCGTACACCGTACAAG TGGAATTTAGACAGGCACACCAGGAATCATGGAGGAGGAGGAGCTTTCCAATGTCGTGCTTGTAATTTTACAGCTGATATCAGGCAGAGTTTAACAGTGCACGAAACCAATCATCACGAACCTCCTGTGAGTCAAACAAATCGCAAATCTAACACACCTTTTGAGCGTAAACCAAGAAATAGCCCTAAGCGTTACAACCAG GTGGGTGCAAGTGATTTTCGAGATTCGTTACACATATCTGGAAGTACAAGCGTGTCGATCAGTCCTGGAGATTCGTACTCGATTTCTGACCAGGCTTTGGAAGATAAAAGAAGTGCAATGGCAAATGCCGAATGTATAGCGTTAAAATGCGAGGAGAAAGGTTGTCAATTTATTACAGCATGGGATTCTGAAATGCAACGACATCTGGCAGAATGTCATGCTCCAATTACAccaaataaatctaaaaaaccACTGCCAATGTTAATACCTTTAAGCCCTGCTAAATCTGGCAGCAGTAACACCAGTGGATCTTCGGCAACATTATTGAAAGTTCCGCGTGTGAGGGTAAGGCCGGAACTTGCACAAATCGCAAGAGACACCGAACTAGCCAAGTTGTATGGAAATAAAGAA GTGAGAAATTTAAAGAAGGATGCAAATAATGCGGcagatttatttgaaaaaaaaaatgcgtcCTTCTTTGATAAGCTAAAGGAAAAGCTTACAACGTCGGCGTCAATTAATAACGGAGTACCAGAGGTAGCTGTAAGTACTACGAACGATTTGAAATGCTGGTGTACTTTTAAAGCTAGTAGCATGGAAGAGCTGGCTTGTCACAAACAAACACACCACACCGCTCTCAGTGTATCTGTGGGTACAACGCGTTGTCCTAAGTGCAGAAGACGTTGCAAAAGTTCGACTGATCTACAAGTGCATATGCAGTGTTGTCACTCGACAAGCAACAATACGTCCATACACAATAGCTtagaaaaaatatcaaattgttCAGAACTCCGTGTGACCTCGTATCGCGGTGAATATACATTTCCTGCGCAAACGGATTGGGACATTAATCTCAGCGGACTGAATTCTTCTGGATCATCG GTTGAAGGCACCTCGACGCATCCATGTGGCCGACGGGTATTTAAATGCCCGCACTGTCCATTTTGGGCATCCACCGCAAGTCGTTTTCATGTTCATATTGTCGGTCATTTAAATCGGAAGCCATTCGAGTGTTCCCTATGCGCGTATCGCTCTAACTGGCGGTGGGACATCACAAAACATATTAAACTTAAAGCAGCTAAAGATCCAGTTCATATGACTGCCACGGTACTTATGACGGATGAAACAGGTCGACGGAATTATTCCAAATATAACAAATACCTTGCACAG GTCGAACAACAATCGTGGGACGAACAAAACATGGAGGAGCGTAACGTAGAAGAAACAAACTCTGACGAACCACCGACAAAGTTGTTAATAATGAACACCGATGAATATTTACAAACACCCGAACTTACGACTACTCCTATTTCGATAATGTCTTCGAGCGAAGGAAATCATAATGTTAACGCTATTAATATTGGATTAAGGCCACCTCCCCCTCTGAAAGCTGCTGCTAGAAATCGTGGTCAATCGTtgcttaaaaataatttgaattctACAAGTCAGCCGAGTACATCTACCTCTGCTACGAGTTCGGAAGAAAATAAGCGTACAATGTGGAAGTGTAAGCGTTGTAATTTTCGACATTCCAGTAGAGAAACTGTATCGTTGCACGTTAAGTCTCACAGTGAATCGGAGCAACgatacgaagaagaaaaa AATGCATTTAGCTGCGGAGATTGTCCATATTCTGCATCCGATGCCGCTACTTTATCGATGCACCGAGTTCATCATCGTCCAAATTTGGAAGCAATTTTCAAATGTTATTTATGCCCTTATTACGTTAGCACAAAAGC GGAGCTTTTGGATCATGTTAGACTTCACGGAGAAGAACTTGCTGTTGTACATCAACAGAATATGGATTATAATTTTTCACCTACTAAATCTAAAACGCAGCAACCATTAGGAGGAG ATACGAATCGTATGAAAGGAGAAAAATCTGTGGAACAAGTGATACATATAACAACGCAAAATAACGTGACTTGTATCACAAGTGCCTCAAAAAGTTCCAGTGTACCTCCGCCGTTACTTCTGGATACCCGAGCACTGCCTGAAGCTCCGTTAGTATGGGTGTCCCGACCGGATGGTACACTTACGAAGATGTTAAAATGTCGTCACTGCCCCTTTGTGTCTTCGCGACGTGCCGAAGTTCGAGATCACGAAAGCATGCATCTCGATTCTCCTGGTAATGGTCCTGTGATCGCATGTACCGATTGTAGTTTTACTTGTACACGACGAGAAGTAATGGTCGCGCATATAGACATGCATTCCGGTTCTTTAGGTACCGTTCATTGTTTAGTAGACGATTCGAGGCCAGATTCGCAGCAGTTGATCGATTTGACTGCGCTTCTCGGATTCACGCATTCCCCTGTATTGGGTTCAGAGCCTGATCTACGTGATTCGAGGCTTGTGCATTGTTGCAGTAAATGCCCAGCGCGATTTCTTTGCGAGAAAGAATTAAGAATTCATTTGCGATATCATTCAACGGAATTGGCTTACTCTTGCCAGTGGTGTTCTTACGCTGCTCGACAACCAGCTCACCTTCTAGCACATCAGAAAGCACACTCGACCGAGTACCAAGAACGTACCAAGTACTTGTTATCATTGTACGGTTACTCGCAACGTTATCCACCTCCTACCACAGCCTGCGTCGAAACAAATGGCCAAGGCACAAATAATTCAACGCCTACCGTTGCATGGATCGTTGTAGAAATTACGGAAACTTCGAGTAGCAGTTTCAATGGTAAtagtaacaacaacaacaataacaacaacaataacaacaacaacaacaataacagcAATAACAACAACTCAAACCAACGAAATCAAGGAAATCAAGTATTCACTTGTGCCAAGTGTCCGGCTCGTTATTTCAAACTCGATGCTCTGGAGTATCATATGACTTTGCATGGATCCAACAACAGATTCAAATGCACCGAATGCGATTACTCGTCGAAGACAGCTCAGAATTTGGTGAAACATCAAGTGGTTCATCGACGACAGAACGATACGAACGATGTAACTTCGAATCTAAGTCCGCCACCCGATCCTCAGTTTGGAATCTTTATGCGTGGCAATCCGAATTTCGTATACCCTGGTTACTTGAGGAATGGTCGTTTGAAAGAGAAACGGTACAAATGTCACAAATGTCCTTCCGCTTTTGAGAAACGAGAACAATATAGAGTTCATTTGACGTTGCACGGAGCGAAACAAAGATATCGCTGCGACACTTGTGATTATTCTGTCAAATATTATGCTAATTACATACAGCATTTGAAGAAGCATCAAGCAAATGCCGAAGCGCAAGCGTCGCGCAGGCAATTCGAAGATGACACGATCACCATCGATGGCGATACAGTTTCCGACAGGGAATCTGTATCTCGTTCAGGAAAGACTCTTAAATCGTCGAATAATTCAGCTGCGACAATGTCTACGAACGGAATATCAATGTTAAATTACGGTGGAGTTCAAGCTTCGAATCAAGACAAGCAGTCTTTAATGTTGTTGCAAAAGAAAGGAATACTGGTATCGTCGAACGACGAAGTGGAAACATTACGGTGCCAAAGTTGTCCGTTTTCCACCTGTGACAAAGAAGCGATGGACGCTCATAAGCGTCGACACGGTATTGAAAGAATGACGCCATCCTGTCCCCATTGCGACTACATCCCTCGGAAAGATGAGAACGTTGGTGAACATATAAGACTACATTTCACAAGACTTTACAAACCGGAATCCTATCTTATTATAGAGCTTTTAACTTTGACAATGAAGAAAATAGCATCAAATGGAAAGGAAGAGAAACAGAAGGCTGCTGAATTACTTTTTAAGGAGTACGCGGATGGAAGGTTCTTTCCATTCGCTGATACAAATGCATTTGGTAGTCCTTCAAATAGTCACAAGGAAAAGGTTATAGTAGATCCGAATACCGGCGAAACGAAACATCATTTTCCTCTTTAA